A segment of the Promicromonospora sukumoe genome:
TACAGGTCGCTGTCGGGGCTCACGGCCTCCGGCTCGACCCACAGGCCGAAGCGCATGCCGAGCGCCTTGACGCCGTCGGCGAGCGGCCCGAGCCCGCCCGGGATCCGGTCGGTGTCGACCTCCCAGTCGCCCAGCGCGGCCCGGTCGGTCGTGCGGCCGCGGAACCAGCCGTCGTCGACCACGAAGACCTCCGCGCCCACCTCGGCGGCCGCCTCGGCGAGCCGGAGCTGGTGCTCCACGCGGACGTCGAAGGTCGTGGCGAACCAGGAGTTGTAGACCACGGGCCGGTGCTCGGGACCGCGGGTGCGGGCCAGCGTCGCCTGGTAGGTGTGCCAGGCGTGGGCGAGGTCGTCGGCGTCGCCCTCGACCCGCACGCCCGCGAGCACCGGGGTGGTCAGGGTGTCGCCGGGTGCGAGGGTGAGGATGCCCGACTCGTCGTCCGGCCCCGCGGAGACGCGGATGTGGTCGGCGAACGGGACGGCGTCGAGCGCCATCCGCCACGAGCCGCTCCAGGCGAGCGCGACGCCGAACCGGACGGGTGCGTCCGTTCCGGCGGAACGGAACGCCCCGTCCGTTCCGCCCGAGTGGACCGCCCCGTCCGTTTGCGCGGAGCGGACCGCCCCGTCCGTTCCGGCAGGAACGACAGTCACCACCGGCGCATACGTGTGCGACGTGATCCCCTGGCGGCTGCCGATGCTCAGCGTGCCGGCCTCGAGCGAGGCGCGGAAAGGCGTGAACTCCCGCGACCACGCGCCGCCCAGCAGGTCCACGCGCGCCCCGCCAGGAGCAGGCACGTTGAACGCCCCGCCCCAGCCGCGCAGCACCTCGATCGGCTCCGCCGAACGGTTCTCCAGGCGGGCCCACTTCTCCACGACGTCGTGGTCCGGGTGGGTCCGCAGGTGCAGGGTCACGCCGAGGCCGAGCACGTCGTCGGCGAGCGGGCAGACCAGGTGCGTGCCGCCGTCGTCCCGCGCCACGGAGACCTCGCCCGCGAGGGCGAGGCGCGCGCCACGGACGCCGTCGGCACGCCGGACCACGAGCTCGGCGCCGTGCACGTTGCGCGTGCCGAGAGCCGTCGCCTCCAGCGGCAGCAGGTCGAGGTCCGCCTCGAAGGACGACGTCGCCGCCACGGGCGCCGCCGCCTCCCCGGCAGAAGGTCCCCAGCCGATCGCTACCAGCCCCGCCTCGCGCGGGGCGAGGCCGACGACGTACTGACCCGTCCGGGTCGGGAGAGTCCAGGTCACTTGTTGGCTCCTACGAGAAGTCCGGACACGAACTGCTTCTGGAACAGGAAGAACACGATCGCCGTCGGCACGGCCGCGATCAGCGAGCCTGCCGCGACCACGTTCCACGCGCTGGAGAACCCGCCCTGCAGGTTGAGCAGGGCCGCGGTGATCGGGAACTTCGCCTCGGTGCGCAGCACCGTCATCGCCCAGATCAGGTCGTTGAAGATCCAGGTCGTGGCCAGGGCCGCGAGCGCCGCCAGCGACGGCCGCGACAGGGGCAGCACGATGCGCCAGAAGATGCCGCCGGGGCCGGCGCCGTCGAGCCGCGCGGCCTCGAAGACCTCGTTCGGCAGGCCGCGCATGAACCCGTGCAGCACGAAGGTGTAGAAGCCGATGCCGAACCCGACCTGGACCACGACGAGCGCGGTGAGCGTGTCGCCGATGCCGATGGCCTCGGTGATGGACGCGACCGGCACGAGCAGGATCTGCGGGGGCAGCAGGTTGCCGGCGAGCATGGTGAGCAGGATGGTGCGGCGGAAGGGGATGTCGAACCGGCTCAGGGCGTAGGCGGCGAAGGACGACAGCGCCAGGGAGAGGATCACGGCGCACACGGTGACGACGACGCTGTTGCCGAGGGAGCGCAGCACGCCGCCCGCGGTCAGGGCGGTGGTGAAGCCGTCGAGGCTGAACGACGCCGGGAGGGCGCCGAGGCCGCGGCCGGCGATGTCGTCGTAGGAGCGCACCGCGACGAACAGCACGAACACGATGGGGCTGAGCCACAGCAGCGTGACGGGGACCATCGCGACGTGCAGCCACGGTGAGCGGGCGGGGCGCGGCCGACGGCGCCGGGCGGCGGGCCGTCTGCCGGCCGTCGTCGGGACGCCGGGGGCGGCGGGTGGGGCGAGTGCTGACATGTCAGTCCTCCGTCCGCGCCTGGCGGGCGAGGTAGGTGATGATGAAGCCGATCGCCAGGGCGAAGATGACGACGGCGATGGCGGAGGCGTAGCCGAGGTTCCCCGTGGTGAACGCCTGCTGGAACATGTAGGTGCTCAGGAGCTGGGTCTCGTTGTAGGGCCCGCCGCGGGTCATCGCCCAGACGATGTCGAAGGTGCGCAGCGAGTCGATGACGGTCACGGCGAAGACGACCATGCTCACGCCGCGGAGCTGCGGCATGACGATGCGCCAGAACCGCTGCCACGCGTTGGCGCCGTCGACGGCGGCGGCCTCCTCCAGCGTGCCGTCGGTGCCCTTCAGACCGGCCAGGTAGAGCACCATGATGTAGCCGACCTGGCGCCAGACGGCGGCGATGAGCACGGCCCCGAGGGCGACGGTGGGGTCGGCGAGCCACTGGCGTTCCAGGTGCTCCAGGCCGAGCAGGCCGAGGGTGCCGTTGATGGGCCCGTCGGGCGCGTACATGACGCGCCAGAACAGGCCGCTGACGGCGAGCGAGACGACCATCGGCAGGTAGATGGCGCTGCGGTAGAGGCTCACCATCGGGCCGGGCTTGTTCAGGGTGACCGCGAGGGCGAGGCCGCCCACCACGGACAGGCCGCCGAACCCGATCACCCAGATCACGTTGTTGCGCAGGGCGGTCAGGAAGATCGGGTCGTCGGCCAGGTCGCGGAAGTTCTGCAGGCCCACGGGCTCGGCCAGGCCGATCCCGTCCCAGCGGGTCAGGGCGAGCGAGAACGAGTTGGCCGCGGGCCAGAACACCCAGAACAGCTCGACCACGAACGGGACCAGCAGGAACACCCAGACGAGCAGCGGGACGCGCGCGAACCGGTTGGGGCGGCGGGTCGTGGTGGACGGCTGCGCGCTCACGACGCGAAGACCCCCTCGGCCGCCTTCTGCCACTCGTCGAGGATGCTCTTCATGGAGTCGGGCTCGGCGAGGAACTTGGTGAGGGCGGTGTCGGCGGTGGCCTGGAGGGCGTCGGAGGAGTCGCGGTTGAAGAACTGCGTGATCTCCTCGGTGTTGTTCAGCAGCTCGATGCCCTTCTGCACGAGCGGGCTGAACGCGGAGGTGTCGACGTCGGGCGAGGTCGGCAGGTTGGCGGACTTGGACTGCTCGATGTACTGCTGCTGCGACTCGGCGGAGGCGAGGTAGCTCAGCAGGTCCAGCGCGCCCTGGTGGTTGTCGCTGCGCGCCGCGGCGAAGAAGCCGTCGGTCGGGGCCTCCTCTGCCGTCGGCACCGAGTCGTTGATGACGGGCACGGAGAAGAAGTCGAGGTCGTCGCGCTGGTCCTCGGGGAAGTAGCCGGAGACGAACGCCCCGACGAGGTACATGGCCGACTTGTCCTGGGCCACGGGCGTGGCCGCGTCCTGCGCGGTGTAGGAGGCGGCGTTCTTGTCGAAGTACGGGATGAGCCGCTTGTACTCCTCCATGACGGCCACCACCTCGGGGTCGTTGAAGGCGTGCTCCCCGGCCAGCAGCTCTCGGTGGTACTGGGCGCCGTTGATCCGCAGGTCCAGGTAGTCGAACCAGCCCGACGCCATCCACGGCGTCGACGACAGGCCGTTGGTCAGCGGGACGATGCCCTGGCCGCTGAGGTTCTCGCACAGCGCGTGGAACTCGTCCCACGACGTCGGCGGCTCCACGCCCCACTTCTCGAACGCGGACTTCTTGTAGAAGACGCTCCACCAGTAGTAGCTGGTCGGCACGAAGATCTGGTTGCCGGACGCGTCGCTGGACAGGCTGCGCAGCGCGTCGGAGTACCCGGCGCACGCGCCGTCGCCCTCCCACAGGGGCGACACGTCGAGCAGCAGCCCCTCCTCGGCGTAGGACCGGGCCACGGACCCGGCGTACCAGCTCAGCACCTCGGGCGAGTCGCCGGAGCGCAGGTAGTTCGTGAGCTGCGCCCGGAACTGCTCGGTGGCCACCGAGTTCATCGTGACGTCGCCGCCGGGGTAGGCCTTGACCAGCG
Coding sequences within it:
- a CDS encoding carbohydrate ABC transporter permease, producing MSALAPPAAPGVPTTAGRRPAARRRRPRPARSPWLHVAMVPVTLLWLSPIVFVLFVAVRSYDDIAGRGLGALPASFSLDGFTTALTAGGVLRSLGNSVVVTVCAVILSLALSSFAAYALSRFDIPFRRTILLTMLAGNLLPPQILLVPVASITEAIGIGDTLTALVVVQVGFGIGFYTFVLHGFMRGLPNEVFEAARLDGAGPGGIFWRIVLPLSRPSLAALAALATTWIFNDLIWAMTVLRTEAKFPITAALLNLQGGFSSAWNVVAAGSLIAAVPTAIVFFLFQKQFVSGLLVGANK
- a CDS encoding carbohydrate ABC transporter permease, whose translation is MSAQPSTTTRRPNRFARVPLLVWVFLLVPFVVELFWVFWPAANSFSLALTRWDGIGLAEPVGLQNFRDLADDPIFLTALRNNVIWVIGFGGLSVVGGLALAVTLNKPGPMVSLYRSAIYLPMVVSLAVSGLFWRVMYAPDGPINGTLGLLGLEHLERQWLADPTVALGAVLIAAVWRQVGYIMVLYLAGLKGTDGTLEEAAAVDGANAWQRFWRIVMPQLRGVSMVVFAVTVIDSLRTFDIVWAMTRGGPYNETQLLSTYMFQQAFTTGNLGYASAIAVVIFALAIGFIITYLARQARTED
- a CDS encoding alpha-galactosidase is translated as MTWTLPTRTGQYVVGLAPREAGLVAIGWGPSAGEAAAPVAATSSFEADLDLLPLEATALGTRNVHGAELVVRRADGVRGARLALAGEVSVARDDGGTHLVCPLADDVLGLGVTLHLRTHPDHDVVEKWARLENRSAEPIEVLRGWGGAFNVPAPGGARVDLLGGAWSREFTPFRASLEAGTLSIGSRQGITSHTYAPVVTVVPAGTDGAVRSAQTDGAVHSGGTDGAFRSAGTDAPVRFGVALAWSGSWRMALDAVPFADHIRVSAGPDDESGILTLAPGDTLTTPVLAGVRVEGDADDLAHAWHTYQATLARTRGPEHRPVVYNSWFATTFDVRVEHQLRLAEAAAEVGAEVFVVDDGWFRGRTTDRAALGDWEVDTDRIPGGLGPLADGVKALGMRFGLWVEPEAVSPDSDLYRAHPEWAHHVAGRPLETLRHQYMLNLGLPEVEEWVLGTLRRLLTDTDITYLKWDMNRSIADGGRTAPGGDDWSWRHTQAYYRVLDMLRAEFPQVTVEGCAGGGGRIDHAVLARTDVVWPSDETGPRDRLSIQHGFLGVLPAWTMSSWVTDLPDLLDQESAPASLEFRFVVAMAGVLGIGSDLLAWDDATRKRAASFVDLYRSIRHVVHTGRTRRHGDPADAACAVQYTGADAVVVLAWRRADADLALYLRDLEPDARYRVRGSDEVRSGAELASDGLPVGWTWQDCDVLVLDRV
- a CDS encoding ABC transporter substrate-binding protein, which gives rise to MSKRTTSDKWALTRRELLAGGMTLGAASLLAACVGTTSGGSGGGGGGASSGLVTLQNSIQDADPKAALEALVKAYPGGDVTMNSVATEQFRAQLTNYLRSGDSPEVLSWYAGSVARSYAEEGLLLDVSPLWEGDGACAGYSDALRSLSSDASGNQIFVPTSYYWWSVFYKKSAFEKWGVEPPTSWDEFHALCENLSGQGIVPLTNGLSSTPWMASGWFDYLDLRINGAQYHRELLAGEHAFNDPEVVAVMEEYKRLIPYFDKNAASYTAQDAATPVAQDKSAMYLVGAFVSGYFPEDQRDDLDFFSVPVINDSVPTAEEAPTDGFFAAARSDNHQGALDLLSYLASAESQQQYIEQSKSANLPTSPDVDTSAFSPLVQKGIELLNNTEEITQFFNRDSSDALQATADTALTKFLAEPDSMKSILDEWQKAAEGVFAS